The genomic region GGAACAGGCGGTAGAAAGGAGGACGATATGACGCAGCAAGAACGACGCTCTTATCTCATTCGTTATTTAAAAAGTGAAAATGAAGATTTGAAAAAAATAGAAGTGCCGGATAATGAAACGGAACAAAAGGTATTTCTGCGTTCCTTAATGAATATCCGTCCACCTAAAAACATAGGGAAAGATTTTCTAAACATACAGGACGCTTATTTGCAGACAGAACTAAAAGAAAAACATCTTGTTTCTCTTGCAGACCTCTCCCCTGTCCAAAAGGGAATTTATTTATGGCAAGGCGATATTACCGCATTAAAAACGGATGGGATTGTGAACGCTGCTAATAATGCTTTGTTAGGTTGTTTTGTTCCCTGTCATGGCTGCATTGACAATGCGATCCACTCCGCAGCCGGAATACAGCTTCGCCTAGAATGTTCCCGCATTATGGCGGCACAAAAGTCAGCAGAGCCTACTGGAAAAGCAAAGATAACAAAAGCGTATAATCTTCCATGTAAATATGTATTGCACACAGTAGGTCCTATCATTTATGGCAGAGTAACCGGAACAGACTGCAAACTATTGGCGGGCTGTTATCGTTCTTGCTTAGAGCTTGCAGACGCCTACGGTTTGAAAAGCCTTGCATTTTGCTGTATTTCAACAGGAGAGTTTCATTTCC from Coriobacteriia bacterium harbors:
- a CDS encoding protein-ADP-ribose hydrolase, which encodes MTQQERRSYLIRYLKSENEDLKKIEVPDNETEQKVFLRSLMNIRPPKNIGKDFLNIQDAYLQTELKEKHLVSLADLSPVQKGIYLWQGDITALKTDGIVNAANNALLGCFVPCHGCIDNAIHSAAGIQLRLECSRIMAAQKSAEPTGKAKITKAYNLPCKYVLHTVGPIIYGRVTGTDCKLLAGCYRSCLELADAYGLKSLAFCCISTGEFHFPNELAAEIAIRTVKECQQENQTELEVVFNVFKDSDYEIYKRLLR